One window of the Dreissena polymorpha isolate Duluth1 chromosome 5, UMN_Dpol_1.0, whole genome shotgun sequence genome contains the following:
- the LOC127831230 gene encoding uncharacterized protein LOC127831230 translates to MDYDGITTTSELMSVACSIVDTIWSPIELKDVEEKDEYCFCKQSIDDEETPMIECEGQDCSNGKWFHFECVGMKEDTVPEGSWYCSAECRSKLSSYCYCKRQIQDQPMVECCHSLCANGRWFHAKCIGLTEDTLPGEVGEGVPI, encoded by the exons ATGGATTATGACGGGATAACGACAACTTCTGAGTTGATGTCCGTTGCATGCTCTATTGTGGACACTATATGGTCCCCAATAGAGCTTAAGGATGTGGAGGAAAAAGACgaatattgtttttgtaaacaaa GCATCGATGACGAAGAAACTCCTATGATAGAGTGTGAGGGGCAAGATTGCTCAAACGGGAAATGGTTCCATTTTGAGTGTGTCGGAATGAAGGAAGACACTGTACCGGAGGGTAGCTGGTACTGCAGCGCCGAATGCAGATCAAAGCTGTCGTCTTATTGCTACTGCAAACGACAAATACAAGATCAACCTATGGTGGAGTGCTGCCATAGTTTGTGCGCAAACGGCAGGTGGTTTCATGCGAAATGCATCGGACTTACAGAAGACACGCTGCCCGGGGAAG TGGGGGAGGGGGTCCCGATTTGA